The proteins below are encoded in one region of Sporosarcina sp. FSL K6-1508:
- a CDS encoding zinc-dependent alcohol dehydrogenase — MKSIVARSQKVHIIKRTKPTIKPSYLSIETLHSVISPGTELSLIGISGEREIALGYSAVGIVTECGEGVDDYQKGDIVACYGAPYVGHSECLVVPTTLCAKVPAGVESKEAALAGIGAIAIHALRIAKLEFGETIVIIGLGLLGQMIAKIANAAAYNVIAFDIQAERAAMLREEDRICSFSTIEEMESEIAKCTKNQGADAVLLCAGGKRSTLTNQSLEWVRTQGKVVIVGDIEPDFPRNLLFAKEAQILISRAGGPGRYDQMYEKQAIDYPYGYVRWTEGRNVAEYLRLVNDKRINVQSFLTDEVDFKDAPAAYDELVNKKSTALTKIINYIV, encoded by the coding sequence ATGAAATCAATTGTGGCAAGGAGTCAAAAAGTCCATATTATCAAGCGCACGAAGCCAACGATTAAACCTTCTTATCTATCAATTGAAACACTGCACTCGGTCATTTCACCCGGGACTGAGCTGAGCTTGATTGGAATTAGTGGGGAAAGAGAAATCGCATTAGGCTATAGTGCGGTTGGAATTGTTACGGAATGTGGTGAAGGTGTAGATGATTATCAAAAAGGAGATATTGTTGCCTGTTATGGAGCCCCATATGTAGGGCATTCTGAATGTCTAGTAGTTCCAACTACGTTATGTGCAAAGGTTCCAGCTGGCGTAGAATCGAAGGAAGCTGCTTTAGCAGGGATTGGCGCAATCGCGATTCATGCCCTAAGGATTGCAAAACTCGAATTCGGTGAAACGATTGTTATTATTGGCTTGGGATTACTTGGTCAAATGATTGCTAAAATAGCCAATGCCGCTGCATATAATGTGATTGCCTTCGATATTCAAGCAGAGCGGGCAGCAATGCTTCGTGAAGAAGACCGTATTTGTTCTTTTTCTACTATTGAAGAAATGGAAAGTGAGATAGCGAAGTGTACGAAAAACCAGGGCGCTGATGCAGTTCTTTTATGTGCAGGCGGTAAACGATCCACACTTACAAATCAAAGTTTAGAATGGGTTCGTACACAAGGTAAAGTTGTAATTGTCGGGGATATCGAACCGGATTTCCCTCGGAACCTACTGTTTGCGAAGGAAGCACAAATACTTATTTCACGGGCTGGTGGCCCGGGCCGTTATGATCAAATGTATGAAAAACAAGCAATCGATTATCCATACGGTTATGTACGCTGGACAGAGGGCAGAAATGTAGCAGAGTATTTACGTTTAGTAAATGACAAACGGATTAATGTCCAATCTTTTTTAACGGATGAAGTCGACTTTAAGGATGCGCCGGCTGCATATGATGAATTGGTCAATAAAAAGTCAACTGCATTGACGAAGATTATTAACTATATAGTTTGA
- a CDS encoding Gfo/Idh/MocA family protein produces MLKVGVIGGGSISEFHIKPYMKNEGVELAALCDSNEQRLALAGERYGVTALYNNYVELLQNPEIDAVSICTWNNTHAAIAIAALEAGKHVLVEKPLSMTVVQALAVEAAVKETGKVLQVGFVRRHGDNTKLLKQFIEQDELGEIYYAKASCLRRLGNPGGWFSDQSKSGGGPLIDLGVHMIDISWYLMGKPRPVSVSGNTYSKLGNRSHIKNLSFYQAADYDPTVNDVEDLANALIRFDNGASLYIDVSYTLHAKEDELYVKLFGEKGGAEIEPKLAMVTEKNNTILNITPQIDKLSFDFEGAFRNEINHFVDCCIEGKETIAPVADGVQIMRILNAVYESAKMGREVYL; encoded by the coding sequence ATGTTGAAAGTTGGCGTTATTGGTGGAGGTTCTATTTCTGAGTTTCATATTAAACCCTATATGAAAAACGAGGGAGTAGAGTTAGCCGCGTTGTGTGATAGCAATGAACAGCGTTTAGCCCTAGCAGGTGAACGATATGGTGTCACTGCACTCTATAACAACTACGTTGAGTTGTTGCAAAATCCGGAAATCGATGCGGTCAGTATTTGTACGTGGAATAATACACATGCAGCGATTGCGATTGCAGCATTAGAAGCAGGAAAGCATGTCTTAGTAGAGAAGCCATTAAGTATGACTGTCGTTCAAGCATTAGCTGTTGAAGCAGCAGTTAAAGAAACCGGAAAAGTCCTACAAGTCGGTTTCGTTAGACGTCACGGTGATAATACAAAGCTCCTTAAGCAATTTATCGAACAAGATGAACTTGGTGAAATTTATTACGCAAAGGCTTCCTGTTTAAGAAGGCTTGGTAATCCCGGTGGGTGGTTTAGTGATCAGTCGAAATCAGGTGGGGGACCGCTCATTGATTTAGGCGTTCATATGATTGATATCAGTTGGTATCTGATGGGGAAACCACGTCCTGTTTCGGTAAGTGGCAATACATATTCAAAGTTGGGCAATCGTAGCCATATTAAAAACCTTTCCTTCTATCAAGCAGCTGACTATGATCCGACCGTAAACGATGTGGAAGATTTAGCGAATGCCCTCATTCGTTTTGACAATGGTGCTTCTTTATATATTGATGTTAGCTATACACTTCATGCCAAAGAAGATGAGTTATACGTTAAATTGTTCGGGGAAAAAGGTGGCGCAGAAATTGAACCAAAGTTAGCGATGGTAACAGAGAAAAACAATACGATTTTAAATATTACGCCACAAATCGATAAACTTAGTTTTGATTTTGAAGGTGCCTTTAGAAACGAAATCAATCATTTCGTTGACTGTTGTATAGAAGGAAAAGAAACAATTGCACCTGTTGCTGATGGCGTGCAAATCATGAGGATATTGAATGCAGTCTATGAGTCAGCAAAAATGGGAAGAGAAGTTTACTTATAA
- a CDS encoding FAD-dependent oxidoreductase, with protein sequence MKMIDKDVVIVGGGLGGCAAALSACANGLQVLLTEETDWIGGQVTSQGVPPDEHQWIEEFGSTQRYQVYRRKVRDTYLRTMDVKGTKTLFNPGNGLVSNICHDPRVSLHVLNEMLLPYILTNQLTIILNTAVTSVKRNGRTVTNITYKNTVTGKEEMAVALYFIDATEAGDLLPLASVDYVTGAEAKADTHEPHALKVADSTDIQAFTYVLGMEYRQGENHTIPEPEMYEFWKEFHPAIWPDNYLSFFAPHPITKEKREYTLFREKTGFPLWEYRRSFDKQQFNTPVDAGDVSLMNWPQSDYFLGNIYDVTEAEKEQHIYQAKQLSMSLLYWLQTEAPRSDGSKGYPGLKLRKDLFTTEDGLAKAAYIRESRRIKADYTIVEQDVSPDFNEGKTGKLYADRIGIGSYSIDLHPSMAGRTYLDIKALPYHIPLGALIPTDTDNLLAGCKNIGTTHITNGCYRLHPTEWNIGEACGALIAFCIKNSTDPKTVRANKKMLTEFQDTLRADGFELEWPAEFY encoded by the coding sequence ATGAAAATGATAGATAAAGATGTTGTTATCGTAGGTGGTGGATTAGGAGGGTGTGCAGCAGCATTATCGGCATGCGCTAATGGCTTACAAGTGTTGTTAACTGAAGAAACAGACTGGATTGGTGGTCAAGTTACCTCGCAAGGAGTGCCACCCGATGAACATCAATGGATTGAAGAGTTTGGATCGACTCAGAGATATCAAGTGTATCGTAGAAAAGTTCGAGACACTTATTTACGAACAATGGATGTAAAAGGTACTAAAACACTGTTTAATCCAGGGAATGGATTGGTCAGCAACATTTGCCATGATCCGAGGGTTAGTCTGCATGTATTGAATGAAATGCTTCTGCCATATATCTTAACAAACCAACTTACGATTATATTGAACACGGCAGTTACCTCGGTTAAAAGAAATGGCAGAACAGTAACAAACATAACCTATAAAAATACTGTGACTGGAAAAGAAGAAATGGCTGTTGCACTCTATTTCATCGATGCTACAGAAGCCGGGGATCTATTACCATTAGCTAGTGTCGATTATGTAACAGGTGCGGAAGCAAAAGCAGATACTCATGAACCGCATGCATTGAAAGTCGCGGATTCTACCGATATTCAAGCATTCACATATGTACTAGGAATGGAGTACAGGCAAGGAGAAAATCATACGATTCCGGAGCCGGAGATGTACGAGTTTTGGAAAGAATTTCATCCAGCTATATGGCCCGATAACTATTTAAGCTTTTTCGCGCCACATCCGATTACGAAAGAGAAAAGAGAATATACGCTTTTCCGTGAAAAGACAGGATTCCCTCTCTGGGAATATCGACGTAGCTTTGATAAGCAACAGTTTAATACGCCAGTCGATGCTGGTGATGTCAGTTTAATGAATTGGCCGCAAAGTGATTACTTTTTAGGGAATATCTATGATGTAACTGAAGCAGAAAAAGAGCAACATATCTATCAAGCAAAACAGTTGAGCATGTCCCTGCTGTACTGGTTACAAACCGAAGCACCACGGTCTGATGGCAGTAAAGGATATCCAGGGTTGAAACTACGTAAAGATCTATTTACAACTGAAGATGGTTTAGCAAAAGCAGCCTATATTAGGGAATCAAGGCGCATAAAAGCAGATTATACAATTGTAGAGCAAGATGTTTCACCTGATTTTAATGAAGGGAAGACAGGGAAGTTATATGCTGATCGGATAGGAATTGGCTCATATAGTATCGATTTACATCCCAGCATGGCAGGGAGAACCTATTTAGATATAAAAGCATTACCGTACCATATTCCATTAGGTGCACTGATTCCAACAGATACAGATAATCTGTTAGCAGGCTGTAAAAATATCGGAACAACACATATAACAAATGGATGCTATCGCCTCCATCCAACAGAGTGGAATATCGGTGAAGCATGTGGCGCTTTAATTGCATTCTGTATAAAAAATAGCACAGATCCAAAAACAGTCCGTGCAAATAAAAAGATGTTAACAGAATTTCAAGATACCCTACGAGCAGATGGTTTCGAATTAGAGTGGCCGGCAGAATTTTATTGA
- a CDS encoding sugar phosphate isomerase/epimerase family protein, whose translation MNISISMYSLASTISKEKWSIVDFIDYASSIGIDGVELLDIYWANKEDKDEEIEQVLTALKSYNLQVAAYDITNNFVKESVEERAEEVAKVLNGIEVAKKIGTSIVRVFCGDIHGDNTYENGSAWIIEGLKKCAETAEKEQVYLAIENHGLLAGKSKQVNEIIKAVNNPYVKTTFDTGNFLLVHEKPTEAFEQLKNEIVHVHFKDFRKKEENEPLRGFRSTEGVELIGVIPGDGEVDLAYIVNGLKDSNYNGWLSIEYEGHDDAKMANEEAVRRLKTY comes from the coding sequence ATGAATATTAGTATCAGTATGTATAGTTTGGCATCCACTATAAGCAAGGAAAAGTGGTCAATTGTCGATTTCATAGACTATGCAAGCAGTATTGGAATAGATGGGGTGGAATTACTTGATATTTATTGGGCGAATAAAGAAGATAAAGACGAAGAAATCGAGCAAGTGCTTACTGCATTGAAAAGCTATAACTTACAAGTGGCAGCATATGATATCACTAATAATTTTGTGAAAGAATCGGTTGAAGAACGTGCTGAAGAAGTGGCCAAGGTATTGAACGGTATTGAAGTTGCAAAAAAAATAGGAACGAGTATTGTACGCGTTTTTTGCGGCGATATCCATGGTGATAACACATATGAAAATGGATCGGCTTGGATTATCGAAGGCTTGAAAAAATGTGCAGAAACTGCTGAAAAAGAGCAAGTCTATTTAGCGATAGAAAATCACGGTTTATTAGCGGGGAAAAGTAAACAAGTTAACGAAATTATAAAGGCAGTGAATAATCCTTATGTAAAAACAACGTTCGATACGGGAAACTTTTTACTTGTCCATGAAAAGCCGACAGAAGCATTTGAACAGTTGAAAAACGAAATCGTTCATGTTCATTTTAAAGACTTTCGTAAAAAAGAAGAAAATGAGCCACTCCGTGGGTTTCGTTCCACAGAAGGAGTAGAGTTAATTGGGGTTATTCCTGGTGATGGTGAAGTTGATCTCGCTTATATTGTAAATGGATTAAAAGATAGTAATTATAATGGCTGGTTATCTATAGAATATGAAGGACATGACGACGCGAAAATGGCTAACGAAGAAGCGGTACGTCGTTTAAAAACCTATTGA
- a CDS encoding Gfo/Idh/MocA family protein — MKLGMMSFAHMHAYSYADGVKRLPNVELVGIFDENVERGQEAARKYDTVHYSDQAEFLSLEIEAVIICSENNRHKEMVVNAAKAKKHILCEKPIATNLTDAKEIIQVCKDHAVILQIAYPVRFSSPIQQVKEMIDNGELGDIVAFRTTNRGQNPGGWFIDKEQSGGGAVLDHTVHMVDIMRWYLNEEVTEVKAIIDSYFHDIAIDDAGLLTLEFENGVIASHDASWSRFTEYPTWGDVTIEVIGTKQTVKVDAFNEHVKMFSSGKKSLEHIFYGNDMDFGLIRDFINCVKEGREPSITGYDGLKSLAVSLAAYESSKFKKAIRL; from the coding sequence ATGAAACTTGGCATGATGAGTTTTGCACATATGCACGCATACAGTTATGCGGATGGCGTAAAGAGATTACCGAACGTTGAGTTAGTAGGCATTTTTGATGAAAATGTTGAAAGAGGTCAAGAAGCTGCCCGAAAATATGATACGGTCCATTACAGTGATCAAGCAGAGTTTCTATCATTGGAAATAGAAGCTGTCATTATTTGCAGTGAAAACAATCGCCATAAAGAAATGGTTGTAAATGCTGCGAAAGCAAAGAAGCATATCCTATGTGAAAAACCAATTGCAACAAATCTTACAGACGCTAAAGAAATAATTCAAGTATGTAAAGATCATGCCGTTATTTTGCAGATTGCTTATCCAGTCCGCTTTAGCTCGCCAATTCAACAAGTAAAAGAAATGATTGATAACGGAGAATTAGGTGATATTGTAGCTTTTCGGACGACCAATCGGGGTCAAAATCCTGGTGGCTGGTTTATTGATAAAGAGCAATCAGGTGGTGGTGCTGTACTAGATCATACCGTACATATGGTTGATATTATGCGATGGTATTTAAATGAAGAAGTCACAGAGGTAAAGGCGATTATTGATTCCTATTTTCATGATATAGCTATTGATGATGCGGGGCTTCTCACATTAGAATTCGAAAATGGCGTGATTGCTTCCCATGATGCAAGTTGGTCTCGTTTTACAGAGTACCCAACATGGGGAGATGTAACGATTGAGGTGATTGGGACGAAACAAACAGTGAAAGTCGATGCATTTAACGAACACGTTAAGATGTTCAGTAGTGGAAAAAAATCATTGGAACATATTTTTTATGGAAACGACATGGACTTTGGATTGATTCGTGATTTTATTAACTGTGTAAAGGAAGGAAGAGAACCATCTATAACAGGTTATGACGGACTAAAATCATTAGCGGTTTCATTGGCAGCGTACGAATCAAGTAAATTTAAAAAGGCAATTAGGTTATAA
- a CDS encoding alpha-glucuronidase family glycosyl hydrolase, which yields MIIIDKIIYWNDHETVLFAVEELRRLMREAGHESTIDARAAFTVLNENMYRIILLTTNEYHSLVDIKKTITLTEDGFALIRSENDMWIIGNEPRSILYGVYMYCKKQFGYQWIELDKETIVHPHSPKKEELYIHEPMFARRGNIIETINDPGYINSLIDWGVKNGQNEYFFTFFLWDEIKSYVTQTLKKRNAQVTLGGHSLSYLLREIQKNTDENMLKQDEKLKFFAENTYLQDKVIQKIVAICLENKVITRISLWPEDIGIDEKNASGFLPTYIRFTDRLKEGLGKEGLHVEVEYIVYNAGLSWSMLERESQTEASDQVDVLYAYWGRDYSSAIDSSDPRQIRAHQALQDWNNQTKKGGKSLTVLEYYSDHFMLTDLFPPLLMRIQQDLHDYKQLNINGVLNLIVPTHQKQQYPELEVNYPWKWINHFNNYVYTRIAWGEQYEMIAEDYFAVFNEDKAAIHEMLIEVEKLVSQHTKWNAPLFPARVVDPEKVHEPMTQLMVQAYLKEVYDCLSAWDVSEIDSLLAIQTKDNFRAFSAKEMMLIYFYYLKKGTEIYTNAWALKGEK from the coding sequence TTGATCATCATAGACAAAATTATTTACTGGAATGATCATGAAACGGTTTTGTTTGCTGTTGAAGAATTAAGAAGGTTAATGAGAGAGGCAGGACATGAAAGTACAATCGATGCTCGAGCGGCATTCACTGTGCTTAATGAAAATATGTATAGGATTATCCTGCTAACAACAAACGAATATCATTCTTTGGTGGATATAAAAAAAACAATCACGCTAACTGAAGATGGTTTTGCATTGATTAGATCAGAAAATGATATGTGGATTATTGGGAATGAGCCCCGTTCTATTCTCTATGGCGTTTATATGTATTGTAAAAAGCAGTTTGGCTACCAGTGGATTGAATTGGACAAAGAAACAATCGTTCACCCTCATTCACCAAAGAAAGAAGAATTATATATACATGAACCGATGTTTGCTAGACGTGGAAATATTATTGAAACCATTAACGATCCCGGCTATATCAATTCCCTCATAGATTGGGGTGTTAAAAATGGACAAAATGAATATTTCTTCACGTTCTTCTTATGGGATGAGATTAAATCATACGTGACTCAGACATTAAAAAAACGGAATGCTCAAGTAACATTAGGCGGTCATAGTTTAAGTTACTTGCTTAGAGAGATACAAAAGAATACGGATGAGAACATGCTTAAGCAAGATGAAAAACTAAAGTTCTTTGCTGAAAATACATATCTTCAGGATAAAGTCATTCAAAAAATAGTTGCTATCTGTTTGGAAAACAAAGTAATTACTAGAATCTCGTTGTGGCCTGAAGATATCGGAATCGACGAAAAAAACGCGAGTGGATTTTTGCCGACCTATATTCGATTTACTGATAGATTGAAAGAAGGGCTTGGTAAAGAAGGGTTACACGTAGAAGTAGAATATATTGTGTACAATGCTGGGTTGTCTTGGAGTATGTTGGAGAGGGAAAGTCAAACTGAAGCGTCTGATCAAGTCGACGTTTTATACGCCTATTGGGGAAGGGATTATTCGTCAGCCATTGATTCAAGTGATCCTAGGCAAATTAGAGCCCATCAAGCATTACAAGACTGGAACAACCAAACGAAAAAAGGTGGGAAATCGTTAACAGTTCTTGAGTACTATAGTGATCATTTTATGTTAACAGACCTCTTTCCGCCACTTCTTATGAGAATACAGCAGGATTTACATGATTATAAACAATTGAATATAAACGGTGTTTTAAATTTAATTGTACCCACACATCAAAAACAACAATATCCAGAGTTAGAGGTCAACTATCCTTGGAAGTGGATCAATCATTTTAATAATTACGTATACACAAGGATCGCTTGGGGTGAGCAATATGAGATGATTGCCGAGGATTATTTCGCTGTTTTTAATGAAGATAAAGCAGCAATTCACGAGATGCTTATTGAAGTAGAAAAACTTGTTTCACAGCATACGAAATGGAATGCGCCCCTATTTCCCGCTAGAGTAGTTGATCCGGAAAAAGTTCATGAACCAATGACTCAATTAATGGTTCAGGCTTATTTAAAGGAAGTATATGATTGTTTATCAGCGTGGGATGTAAGCGAAATAGATTCATTATTAGCTATTCAAACAAAGGATAACTTTAGAGCATTTTCGGCAAAAGAAATGATGTTGATCTATTTTTATTATCTAAAAAAAGGAACGGAAATTTATACAAATGCATGGGCACTAAAAGGTGAAAAATAA
- a CDS encoding FAD-dependent oxidoreductase yields the protein MDISNLHYYVPTEKVNEPMLIEKNLIIYGGTPAGITAAIQATKMGLTVVIVEFSKHIGGMTASGLGATDLGAEDAVGGLSREFYQEIANYYGKEKQWKFEPKAAQYVFDKWMKDYDIPVYLNQHLAEVTKENGKIIEIVMENENRFKGKVFMDCSYEGDLLAQSDVTFFVGRESNATYKEIYNGIQFGAPHHKFEKWVDPYVVEGEPESGLLPGITEDDSEQLGYQGQGDHRIQAYNFRICLTRDKENRIPFPKPPHYEADRYRLLLRYIKAGVWDAMNLHTMLPNGKSDLNNYGAISTDNLGMNYDWPKGSYQRREEIFQDHLNYDLGMLYFLANDLRVPAAIREEVTAWGLPKDEFEKTGHWPHQLYIREGRRMISDYVMTDHNCLKQTFVDDPIGLASFHMDSHNCRRVVIDGRCVNEGDVQVPIAPYEISYRSIRPKIEECTNLLVPVCLSSSHIAYGSIRMEPIFMILGQTAGTAAALAYKQKIAVQDVDYEELKQELLKAGQVVEWGDDMVDDPIKRMEETFGK from the coding sequence ATGGATATTAGCAATCTGCATTATTATGTACCAACAGAAAAAGTCAACGAACCAATGTTAATTGAAAAAAATCTAATTATTTACGGGGGGACACCAGCCGGTATCACAGCAGCTATTCAAGCGACGAAAATGGGGCTCACTGTCGTAATCGTTGAGTTCAGCAAACATATCGGCGGGATGACTGCTAGTGGATTAGGTGCTACAGATCTTGGCGCAGAAGATGCGGTGGGTGGGCTTTCGAGAGAGTTTTATCAAGAAATCGCGAATTATTATGGAAAAGAAAAACAATGGAAGTTTGAACCGAAAGCGGCTCAGTATGTGTTTGATAAATGGATGAAAGACTATGATATTCCGGTTTATTTGAACCAACATTTAGCCGAAGTTACTAAAGAGAATGGAAAAATTATTGAAATTGTAATGGAGAATGAAAACCGTTTTAAAGGAAAAGTTTTTATGGACTGTAGTTATGAAGGTGATTTATTAGCTCAGTCAGATGTCACTTTTTTTGTTGGACGAGAGTCGAATGCAACGTATAAGGAAATTTATAATGGGATTCAGTTTGGTGCACCTCATCATAAATTCGAAAAGTGGGTTGATCCCTATGTTGTGGAGGGGGAGCCAGAGAGTGGTCTGTTGCCCGGAATCACAGAGGATGATTCTGAACAATTGGGCTATCAAGGGCAAGGGGATCATAGAATCCAAGCGTATAATTTCCGGATTTGTTTGACGAGGGATAAAGAGAATCGTATTCCATTTCCTAAGCCACCACATTATGAAGCAGATCGATACCGGCTTCTTCTGCGTTATATAAAAGCAGGTGTTTGGGATGCGATGAACCTTCACACGATGTTGCCAAACGGAAAATCGGATTTAAATAATTACGGTGCAATATCGACGGACAATCTTGGAATGAATTACGATTGGCCTAAAGGGAGTTATCAAAGACGTGAGGAGATTTTTCAAGATCATCTAAATTATGATTTGGGGATGTTGTATTTTTTAGCGAATGATTTACGTGTACCAGCAGCTATACGGGAGGAAGTAACTGCTTGGGGGTTACCGAAAGATGAGTTTGAAAAAACTGGGCATTGGCCACATCAGTTGTATATCCGTGAAGGGAGAAGAATGATTTCTGATTACGTTATGACAGATCATAATTGTCTAAAGCAGACATTTGTTGATGATCCAATTGGTTTGGCGTCATTCCATATGGATTCCCATAACTGCCGACGTGTCGTGATTGATGGCAGGTGTGTGAATGAGGGAGACGTTCAGGTACCAATTGCTCCTTATGAAATTTCATATCGTTCCATTCGGCCGAAGATTGAGGAATGTACAAATTTACTTGTCCCGGTTTGCTTATCAAGTTCACATATTGCTTATGGATCGATTCGAATGGAGCCAATATTTATGATTCTAGGACAGACGGCGGGCACAGCAGCAGCCCTAGCTTATAAACAAAAAATAGCTGTTCAAGATGTAGATTACGAAGAATTAAAACAAGAACTTCTTAAGGCAGGCCAAGTTGTCGAATGGGGCGATGATATGGTGGATGACCCAATTAAACGAATGGAAGAAACGTTCGGAAAGTGA
- a CDS encoding GNAT family N-acetyltransferase encodes MKIIAWERGRLKELVELWNKELAVDFPMREELFMQNSFDDVNVSYDSSYIAVDEQDRVIGFVVAKRWQEKIDVKMDTKKGWIQVLLVDSAYRGKGIGTTLLERVEADSKRNGVEEIQLGGDPFHYFSGIPDQYKDAQKWAEKHGFNKRINTYDLINHLDKKYDLPVDNSVAFTILKKAEQEELISFLERCFPGRWVYETMKYFEMNGDGREFVVVKKKGQIIGFCRINDSHSPFIAQNVYWSPFFEQKVGGIGPLGIDANEQKQGYGLAIVQAAMAYLQERNIETIIIDWTILVDFYKKLDFNPWKIYGVYLKDLK; translated from the coding sequence ATGAAAATCATTGCTTGGGAACGCGGTAGATTAAAAGAACTGGTAGAGTTATGGAATAAGGAATTAGCCGTTGATTTTCCGATGCGTGAAGAGCTATTTATGCAGAATAGCTTCGATGACGTGAACGTTAGCTATGACAGTTCTTATATCGCGGTAGATGAACAAGATCGTGTGATTGGATTTGTAGTTGCTAAACGATGGCAAGAAAAAATAGATGTGAAAATGGATACTAAAAAGGGTTGGATCCAAGTGCTATTAGTAGACAGTGCCTATCGTGGAAAAGGTATCGGTACAACACTTCTTGAACGTGTAGAAGCAGATTCCAAGAGAAATGGTGTTGAGGAGATACAATTGGGTGGAGATCCCTTCCACTATTTTTCAGGTATACCCGATCAATATAAGGATGCACAAAAATGGGCAGAAAAACATGGTTTCAATAAAAGAATAAACACATATGATTTAATTAATCACCTGGATAAAAAATATGACTTACCTGTTGATAATTCAGTTGCATTTACAATTCTTAAAAAGGCGGAACAAGAAGAACTAATTTCATTTCTAGAACGATGTTTTCCCGGAAGATGGGTCTATGAAACGATGAAGTACTTTGAAATGAATGGGGATGGACGAGAATTTGTTGTCGTCAAAAAGAAAGGTCAAATCATAGGGTTTTGTAGAATTAATGATAGCCACTCGCCTTTCATCGCACAAAACGTTTACTGGAGTCCTTTTTTTGAACAAAAAGTTGGAGGGATAGGTCCATTAGGGATTGATGCGAATGAACAAAAGCAAGGGTACGGATTAGCGATTGTTCAAGCGGCAATGGCTTATTTGCAAGAACGAAATATCGAAACAATCATTATTGATTGGACCATTTTAGTGGATTTTTATAAAAAACTAGACTTTAATCCATGGAAAATTTATGGTGTTTATTTAAAAGATTTAAAGTGA